A single region of the Brachypodium distachyon strain Bd21 chromosome 3, Brachypodium_distachyon_v3.0, whole genome shotgun sequence genome encodes:
- the LOC100840225 gene encoding F-box/kelch-repeat protein At3g61590 → MGTDCVHLESGNVPRIDIGRCNATFQSKAPKLEGKLGPNAQIQTHPRLLVAWPPAYFLLPFAARLLQRPYFISPCSRRAPPTANSGYVPPSTAAVAVAASLNRRSRCLRQPPPTGFPSAAGRRIHFAFREPSPPRPDPAMWSEEWELYPSSYIGAQVIDYGPVTEDTNDDRSGDLAVSMDAVLPDDLLEKVISFLPVASVIRSGSVCKRWHQIVHARRQTWSKMIPQKPWYFMFTCSEEAVSGFAYDPSLRKWYGFDFPCIEKSTWSTSSSAGLVCLMDSENRSRIIVCNPITKDWKRLIDAPGSKSADYNALAFSVSRSSHQYIVAIARSNQVPSEYYQWEFSIHLYESETGNWVSPFAEVLLGWRGGDECVICDGVLYYLVYSTGVLVNSGEHRHCVFMYDLSTRPVHTSLMSMAIPVPCPLTCGRLMNLSERLVLVGGIGKQDRPGIIKGIGIWELQNKEWHEIARMPHKFFQGFGEFDDVFASCGADGLIYIQSYGSPSLLTFEINQKLWRWSAKSPVMKRFPLQLFTGFSFEPRLDITS, encoded by the exons ATGGGGACAGATTGTGTGCATCTGGAGTCTGGGAATGTCCCAAGAATTGATATTGGCAGATGCAATGCAACCTTCCAAAGCAAAGCACCTAAGCTAGAG GGTAAACTTGGGCCAAATGCCCAAATCCAAACACACCCGCGTCTCCTCGTCGCCTGGCCGCCGGCCTATTTCTTGCTCCCCTTCGCTGCTCGTCTGCTCCAGCGCCCATACTTCATCTCTCCTTGTTCTAGGAGAGCCCCTCCAACCGCAAATTCTGGCTACGTCCCTCCCTcaaccgccgccgtcgccgtcgccgcctccctcaACCGCCGCAGTCGCTGCCTCCgtcagccgccgccgacgggcttcccctccgccgccgggcgCCGGATCCACTTCGCCTTCCGGGAGCCATCGCCGCCCCGTCCAGATCCG GCTATGTGGTCAGAGGAGTGGGAGTTGTATCCATCGTCTTACATTGGCGCTCAAGTGATAGATTACGGACCAGTTACTGAAGACACCAATGATGATCGTAGTGGAGACCTGGCGGTTTCGATGGATGCCGTTCTCCCTGATGATCTCTTAGAGAAGGTTATTTCCTTCTTGCCTGTTGCGAGTGTCATAAGGTCTGGCTCTGTTTGCAAGAGGTGGCATCAGATTGTGCACGCCCGGAGGCAGACATGGAGTAAAATGATTCCTCAGAAGCCATGGTACTTCATGTTTACTTGCAGCGAGGAGGCCGTGTCAGGGTTCGCCTATGACCCAAGCCTCCGGAAGTGGTATGGATTCGACTTCCCTTGCATTGAGAAGAGCACCTGGTCAACTTCCTCATCGGCTGGGTTGGTGTGCCTGATGGACAGTGAGAACAGGAGCCGCATCATTGTGTGCAACCCCATCACTAAGGACTGGAAGAGGCTTATTGATGCTCCTGGCAGCAAGTCAGCTGATTACAATGCTCTCGCCTTTTCCGTGAGCAGGAGCTCTCATCAGTACATTGTGGCTATTGCAAGGAGCAACCAAGTGCCGTCAGAGTATTATCAATGGGAGTTTAGCATCCATTTGTATGAATCAGAGACTGGTAATTGGGTGTCTCCCTTCGCTGAAGTGTTACTCGGATGGCGAGGAGGTGATGAGTGTGTCATCTGTGATGGAGTCCTCTACTATCTGGTGTACTCTACAGGAGTTTTGGTGAATAGTGGTGAGCATCGCCATTGTGTTTTCATGTATGATCTCTCTACCAGGCCTGTTCACACTTCTTTGATGAGCATGGCTATACCAGTACCATGCCCTCTTACATGTGGCCGGTTGATGAATCTAAGTGAGAGGCTTGTTTTGGTTGGGGGTATTGGGAAGCAAGATAGGCCTGGTATCATCAAGGGAATCGGCATATGGGAGCTCCAGAACAAGGAGTGGCATGAGATTGCTCGTATGCCCCACAAGTTTTTCCAAGGATTTGGTGAGTTCGACGATGTTTTTGCGAGCTGCGGAGCGGACGGTCTTATCTATATTCAGAGCTATGGGTCACCCTCCCTTCTCACCTTTGAAATAAACCAGAAGCTGTGGAGGTGGTCAGCGAAGAGTCCTGTGATGAAGAGGTTTCCGTTGCAGCTGTTTACTGGTTTCTCGTTCGAGCCAAGGCTGGACATCACTTCCTAG
- the LOC100840531 gene encoding uncharacterized protein At5g41620 codes for MPRVHVRAGADIGMERAAAAAAELEAQEAPHGNPPEVAGPVVGAGAGQGLEEQEGSDAGCPLRGVCGREEEVPLRLRLGRARRRAGPSTPAPSWKVEPSPGLLEGEMHAAAAPAAAATRRSSASSSASARQLGASLWEIHDVTREGRRNGARRRRSGRGLVGIGAEVDKPQGSGGFDRNLADSSKDHHNLRQERSHAVQPFSPASYTSSTGDSYMYRAINPARSLDVKGRSRGAGDNLNTSTELLKVLNRIWSLEEQQTANMSVIKGLKLELQQAQARIHEVTQERRGYRHEVASLMRQLSEDKLARKNKDQDKIEGALFSMQDELEDERHLRWRSEGLHRKFGKELTEVKSAFLKAVKDLEKEKKTNQLLEDLCDQFAMGIRNYEEEVSVLKQRHANSYEHKFDKSVLHISEAWLDERIQMQNIDVHEDLLQKTTITERLSSEIQAFILAKKSSSSKTNLKLKYINDSRRDSSLCRQSLESVHLNGATSAPQLAEDDDDSVASDLHCFELNMHGNGNHKHHHTGPHRSGTASMDAPKRISEYSCSTAGESSHMSHAPIYAQKDKARSSSNNPQYADRIPAINSYSSAGITPAEEQNEITCTHISRGSHIGSSVHNLEARHADLLGQESLDHYSGTSLFCEGTNSGDLCNVHSGSPARKLKSTLLGHEIVECSPELPVGVKENTLKAKLLQARLEGRHARLKVSGGSLSSRRK; via the exons ATGCCTCGCGTGCATGTCCGCGCGGGCGCAGACATAGGCATGGAAcgggccgccgcggcagcggcagagcTGGAGGCACAAGAAGCCCCACACGGCAACCCCCCGGAGGTTGCGGGGCCGGTtgtcggcgcgggcgcggggcaAGGACTCGAAGAGCAGGAGGGTTCCGACGCGGGCTGTCCCCTTCGAGGTGTCtgcgggagggaggaggaggtgccgctgcggctgcggctcgggagggcgaggcggaggGCCGGACCCagcacgccggcgccgtcgtggaAGGTGGAGCCTTCGCCGGGGCTGCTAGAGGGGGAGatgcatgctgctgctgctccggcggcggcggccacgaggaggagctcggcatcgtcgtcggcTTCGGCGCGGCAGCTGGGCGCCAGCCTCTGGGAGATCCACGACGTGACGCGGGAGGGCCGCCGCAACGGCGCACGGAGGCGCCGGAGCGGGAGGGGGCTTGTCGGCATCGGCGCCGAGGTGGATAAG CCTCAGGGTTCAGGCGGCTTTGATAGGAATCTTGCAGATTCATCTAAGGATCATCATAACTTGCGTCAAGAACGGAGTCATGCAGTACAACCTTTTTCCCCTGCAAGTTATACCAGCTCAACTGGG GATTCCTATATGTACCGAGCTATCAACCCAGCTCGTTCTTTGGATGTCAAGGGTAGATCTAGGGGGGCAGGTGATAACCTTAATACATCAACAGAACTATTGAAGGTTCTAAATCGAATTTGGAGCCTGGAAGAACAGCAAACTGCTAATATGTCAGTGATTAAGGGTTTAAAGTTGGAATTACAGCAGGCACAGGCACGTATTCATGAAGTTACGCAGGAGAGACGAGGATACCGCCATGAAGTTGCTTCCCTAATGAGGCAACTCTCTGAGGACAAACTTGCTCGGAAGAATAAGGACCAAGATAAGATTGAAGGAGCCCTTTTTTCCATGCAAGATGAACTAGAGGATGAGAGACACCTTAGGTGGCGTTCTGAGGGTCTCCATAGGAAGTTTGGCAAGGAGTTAACTGAGGTAAAATCAGCATTTCTGAAGGCAGTTAAGGACcttgagaaggagaagaaaacaaatcaacTCTTAGAAGACCTCTGTGATCAGTTTGCAATGGGAATTCGAAACTATGAAGAGGAAGTCAGTGTGCTAAAACAAAGGCATGCAAATAGTTATGAACATAAGTTTGATAAGTCGGTGCTCCATATTTCGGAAGCCTGGCTTGACGAGAGAATCCAAATGCAAAATATTGATGTCCATGAAGACTTGCTGCAGAAAACCACAATAACAGAGAGGCTGAGCAGTGAAATCCAGGCTTTCATTCTTGCTAAAAAATCAAGTAGCTCTAAGACTAATTTAAAATTGAAATACATAAATGATAGTAGACGAGATTCTAGCTTATGTCGGCAATCCCTTGAATCTGTCCATTTGAATGGAGCCACCAGTGCTCCTCAGCTAgccgaagatgatgatgattctgTTGCTAGTGATTTGCATTGCTTTGAGCTGAACATGCATGGAAATGGCAATCATAAACATCACCATACAGGACCCCACAGAAGTGGCACAGCAAGCATGGATGCACCGAAGAGAATATCAGAATACTCTTGTAGTACAGCTGGTGAAAGTTCGCATATGTCACATGCGCCAATTTATGCACAGAAAGACAAGGCAAGGTCTAGTAGCAACAACCCACAGTACGCAGATAGAATTCCAGCAATCAACTCATACAGCAGTGCTGGAATTACTCCAGCAGAAGAACAGAATGAAATCACTTGCACCCATATTTCTCGAGGATCTCACATTGGCTCGTCCGTTCACAATTTGGAGGCTCGTCATGCTGACTTGCTGGGCCAAGAATCCCTTGATCATTACTCCGGAACAAGTCTATTTTGTGAAGGGACTAATTCAGGGGATTTATGCAACGTCCACAGTGGCAGTCCAGCACGAAAACTGAAATCCACGCTATTGGGCCACGAGATAGTTGAATGCTCACCGGAATTGCCAGTGGGGGTAAAGGAGAACACTCTGAAGGCAAAATTACTTCAAGCAAGGCTAGAGGGGCGGCATGCTAGATTGAAGGTGTCAGGAGGTTCCTTATCCAGCAGGAGAAAATGA